A window from Opitutia bacterium ISCC 52 encodes these proteins:
- a CDS encoding sulfatase, translating to MKHSLLILLFFSSHFIFAIAANAATKPNIILIFTDDQGYNDLGCFGSQKIKTPHLDRMAEEGLMLTSFYAQPVCGVSRGALMTGSYPIRIAEPNNVKLLHTVPHPKEVTMAETLREAGYATALIGKWHLAGNPKGPDNSFQTELMPNAQGFDYFYGTPRFNGFTTYVEDTPMRSRIMRNEEVVVEAVESWDHITQDYTRESLQWIEQHKDQPFFLYLAHNLPHVPVGASEGFKGKSEYGPYGDTIEEIDWSSGQILAKLKELGIDENTLVIFTSDNGPWIEPTHAPRGAAADGKPFIPLDHSGSALPLRGWKMSAWDGSSRVPFIARWPGKIASGGKSDQLLSTMDLFPTFATLAKAKLPKWEIDGRDATNFLLGQTDTSPRDDYFYYSGCLLTGVRSGKWKLVLPRSGNPDGTGWWGRLIEEIPEVQLFNLDLDPSEAWNLAAAHPDVVKSLMKRIDWAREELGDIDQSGSGARFFDKGERKLQVPLASN from the coding sequence ATGAAACACTCTTTGTTAATTCTTCTCTTCTTTTCGTCCCACTTCATCTTCGCAATAGCTGCAAACGCGGCGACTAAACCCAACATCATTCTCATCTTCACCGACGATCAGGGGTACAATGATCTGGGCTGCTTCGGCTCGCAAAAGATCAAGACGCCTCACTTGGATCGCATGGCAGAGGAAGGACTCATGCTCACCAGTTTTTACGCTCAGCCAGTCTGTGGAGTATCTCGCGGAGCGCTCATGACCGGATCCTACCCGATTCGCATTGCTGAACCGAATAATGTGAAGCTGCTCCACACGGTCCCCCATCCCAAGGAAGTTACCATGGCCGAGACGCTTAGAGAAGCGGGTTACGCGACTGCGCTAATCGGCAAATGGCATTTGGCCGGAAATCCGAAAGGCCCTGACAATTCTTTTCAGACAGAGCTGATGCCCAACGCCCAAGGTTTCGATTACTTTTACGGCACGCCTCGTTTTAATGGGTTTACCACTTACGTTGAAGACACGCCTATGCGCAGCAGAATAATGCGCAATGAGGAGGTGGTTGTGGAAGCCGTGGAAAGCTGGGACCATATCACCCAGGACTATACACGCGAATCACTGCAGTGGATTGAGCAACACAAGGATCAGCCCTTCTTTCTCTATCTGGCTCACAATCTGCCACATGTTCCAGTTGGGGCTTCCGAAGGATTTAAAGGCAAATCTGAATATGGACCTTACGGTGATACGATAGAAGAGATTGACTGGTCCAGTGGTCAAATACTGGCCAAGCTAAAAGAACTGGGAATCGACGAGAATACACTGGTGATATTCACTTCCGACAACGGCCCCTGGATTGAACCTACTCATGCTCCTCGTGGAGCAGCGGCAGATGGAAAACCCTTTATTCCCTTAGACCATTCAGGAAGTGCCCTGCCCTTGCGCGGATGGAAAATGAGTGCCTGGGACGGTAGCTCACGCGTGCCCTTCATTGCCCGCTGGCCCGGTAAAATAGCGTCAGGGGGAAAGTCCGACCAACTACTCTCAACCATGGATCTTTTCCCCACCTTCGCCACATTGGCGAAAGCCAAACTCCCCAAATGGGAGATCGATGGACGGGATGCCACTAACTTCCTCTTGGGACAAACGGATACCAGCCCCCGTGACGATTACTTTTATTATTCAGGCTGTTTGTTAACCGGAGTTCGTTCCGGAAAATGGAAACTGGTTTTACCACGTTCCGGAAATCCTGATGGCACCGGTTGGTGGGGTCGTTTGATTGAGGAAATTCCGGAAGTGCAATTATTCAACCTGGATCTCGATCCATCAGAAGCCTGGAACCTAGCAGCAGCACATCCCGATGTAGTTAAGTCTTTGATGAAGCGGATCGATTGGGCACGGGAAGAACTCGGAGATATTGATCAAAGCGGATCAGGTGCCCGTTTCTTTGATAAAGGAGAGCGAAAGCTACAAGTGCCTCTCGCATCCAATTAG
- a CDS encoding sulfatase, whose product MRKLLFLCLSSIIAFSGTAYSEDRPNLLFILIDDLGWMDMGYNGSTFHETPHLDQFSKDAMRFDSAYTASPMCSPTRVSIITGKNPARTGITQYLPGWYSKKFRTITPISTQYMSKEEYTVGMAFKYNGYNTAFIGKWHMGPLDFGGPEAHGFDTTAAIIEANRCEMFFPFRGVPYFPDAKEGDYFTDKLTDTAIDYLNEQKDTDQPFFMYLAHFAMHAPIEAKQELFEKYEKKRAQIKQVEDLKDPYSHKLLKAQQDDPHYAGELENLDENIGRVINALKKNGQYENTIIVFTGDNGGRVSIWTQKYPTSNQPLRAGKTFVFEGGIKVPLIIHWPGVTKPGMTSDVPVNSADFYSTFLNIAGIGERKQKNMDGVSIAPLLKGKNLDREEMVWHFPHYQGEGAYPSSAIRQGPYKLIHNYHYDKDLLFNLETDPYEEHNLLDQKPDLASAMKFRLFESLHAVSAKMPIKNPSKDLTEEIGHKNGINVKRPKPL is encoded by the coding sequence GTGAGGAAACTTCTTTTTTTATGCCTTAGCTCTATAATAGCTTTCAGCGGAACTGCATACTCCGAGGACAGACCCAACCTCCTTTTTATCCTCATCGACGATCTCGGTTGGATGGACATGGGATACAATGGAAGCACCTTTCACGAGACGCCTCACCTCGATCAGTTTTCAAAGGATGCCATGCGCTTTGACTCGGCCTATACAGCGAGCCCAATGTGCTCGCCTACACGCGTGAGCATCATTACAGGTAAGAACCCTGCCCGGACAGGCATCACCCAATATCTTCCTGGTTGGTATTCGAAAAAGTTCCGAACCATTACGCCCATCAGCACGCAGTATATGTCTAAAGAGGAATATACGGTGGGCATGGCTTTCAAATACAACGGTTACAATACCGCATTCATCGGGAAATGGCACATGGGTCCTTTAGATTTCGGTGGTCCAGAGGCGCATGGCTTCGATACGACTGCAGCCATCATTGAAGCGAATCGATGCGAGATGTTTTTTCCCTTCCGTGGTGTCCCCTATTTTCCAGATGCAAAGGAAGGCGATTATTTCACCGATAAACTGACTGACACGGCCATCGATTATCTCAACGAACAGAAGGATACCGATCAGCCTTTCTTTATGTATCTGGCGCATTTCGCGATGCATGCACCCATCGAGGCAAAACAGGAACTGTTTGAAAAATACGAAAAGAAACGAGCCCAGATTAAACAGGTTGAAGATCTCAAGGATCCTTACAGCCATAAGTTGCTCAAAGCACAACAGGATGATCCTCACTACGCAGGCGAATTGGAGAACCTGGACGAAAATATCGGTCGGGTGATCAATGCACTCAAAAAGAACGGCCAATACGAAAACACCATCATTGTTTTTACTGGGGACAACGGAGGTCGGGTCAGTATCTGGACACAGAAGTATCCGACATCCAATCAACCCCTTAGAGCCGGCAAGACCTTTGTCTTCGAAGGTGGGATCAAAGTACCACTAATCATTCATTGGCCCGGAGTGACCAAACCCGGCATGACATCGGATGTTCCCGTCAACAGTGCCGATTTCTATTCAACGTTTCTCAATATAGCCGGCATCGGCGAACGCAAACAAAAGAACATGGATGGAGTCAGCATAGCTCCCCTTCTCAAAGGCAAGAACCTTGACCGGGAGGAAATGGTTTGGCACTTTCCTCATTACCAGGGCGAAGGCGCTTACCCGTCTTCCGCGATCCGCCAAGGGCCCTACAAATTAATTCACAATTATCACTACGACAAAGACCTACTTTTCAATCTTGAGACCGATCCCTATGAGGAGCACAATCTACTCGATCAGAAACCAGACTTGGCTTCAGCTATGAAATTCCGATTGTTTGAGTCATTGCATGCCGTGAGCGCCAAGATGCCCATTAAGAATCCATCTAAAGACCTGACCGAAGAAATCGGCCACAAGAACGGGATCAACGTAAAGCGCCCAAAACCGTTATAA
- a CDS encoding arylsulfatase, which translates to MKKLTTLLLLLTSIFGYSQSKPNVVVIFADDLGYGDLSCYGATLLNTPNIDRLAEEGRRFTDGHSASAVCTPSRYCLITGRYAYRINNFGPVFLKVGLLIDENRTTIADVMKRAGYATSIIGKWHLGFGKETPDWNGDLKPGPLELGFDYYFGVPVVNSHPPFVYVENHRVVGLVPEDPFIYGKMAKTEIFPEKRKLDDIGGADAAHALYKDREVGTKLTEKSVEWIKEQKDEPFFMVLSTTNIHHPFTPAPRFVGTSEAGRYGDYVHELDWMVGEVMNTLKEEGLDDNTLVVFTSDNGGMANVGGQDAWMAGHRLNGKLLGFKFGAWEGGHRVPFIARWPGKILAGSVSDQLVSNIDLLATVAALTDQPLGEDEGPDSFNVLDALTGSPKSQIRDHLVLSPSRKANMSIRKGKWMYIDAQGSGGFGGKLETKYERGGPGTLLMTGDKNSDIENGRYKADAPPAQLYDLEADPSQTTNLYRKHPEKVKELQALLKHSQEVARTAP; encoded by the coding sequence GTGAAAAAACTCACTACACTTCTTCTACTTCTTACCTCCATATTCGGCTACTCGCAGAGCAAACCCAACGTGGTTGTCATATTCGCCGATGATCTCGGCTACGGGGATCTAAGTTGCTATGGTGCCACATTATTGAACACGCCTAATATCGATCGTCTGGCGGAGGAAGGACGCCGATTCACCGACGGTCATTCAGCATCGGCCGTTTGCACACCTTCACGCTATTGCCTGATCACTGGGCGTTACGCTTACCGCATCAACAACTTTGGGCCCGTATTCCTTAAAGTGGGTCTACTCATTGACGAAAATCGAACCACCATAGCTGACGTGATGAAGCGTGCGGGTTATGCAACATCCATTATCGGGAAATGGCATCTGGGATTTGGAAAGGAAACGCCCGACTGGAATGGAGACCTTAAGCCAGGGCCGCTTGAACTTGGTTTCGACTACTACTTCGGTGTTCCAGTAGTAAATAGTCACCCACCCTTTGTGTATGTAGAAAACCACCGCGTGGTTGGGCTGGTTCCTGAAGATCCATTCATTTACGGCAAAATGGCTAAGACCGAAATATTTCCTGAGAAAAGAAAACTCGATGACATTGGTGGTGCCGATGCAGCTCATGCTCTCTACAAAGATCGTGAAGTGGGAACGAAGCTAACTGAGAAATCAGTCGAATGGATTAAAGAGCAGAAGGACGAACCCTTTTTCATGGTCCTATCAACAACGAACATTCACCACCCGTTTACACCAGCGCCTCGGTTTGTTGGCACCAGTGAAGCTGGACGCTATGGTGACTATGTCCATGAGCTTGACTGGATGGTGGGTGAAGTGATGAACACACTGAAGGAAGAAGGCTTGGATGATAACACGCTGGTTGTATTTACAAGTGACAACGGTGGCATGGCCAATGTGGGTGGACAGGATGCCTGGATGGCTGGACATCGATTGAATGGAAAGCTACTCGGCTTCAAATTCGGCGCTTGGGAAGGAGGACACCGCGTTCCTTTCATAGCCCGTTGGCCAGGCAAGATTCTGGCGGGCTCCGTCTCAGATCAGTTAGTCAGCAACATCGACTTGCTCGCCACGGTGGCAGCACTTACCGATCAACCATTGGGCGAGGATGAAGGTCCCGACAGTTTCAACGTCCTGGACGCACTTACCGGTTCACCCAAAAGCCAGATTCGGGATCACCTGGTTCTCAGCCCGTCAAGGAAAGCCAACATGTCCATCCGCAAAGGTAAATGGATGTACATCGACGCTCAAGGCAGCGGAGGATTCGGCGGAAAACTGGAAACCAAATACGAACGCGGCGGCCCAGGCACACTCCTCATGACCGGAGACAAAAACAGCGACATCGAAAATGGCCGCTACAAAGCAGACGCCCCACCAGCCCAACTCTATGACCTCGAAGCAGACCCTTCCCAAACAACCAACCTGTATCGCAAACATCCTGAAAAAGTGAAGGAACTCCAAGCGCTACTGAAACACAGCCAAGAAGTGGCAAGAACAGCACCGTGA
- a CDS encoding arylsulfatase: MKHITTLLFFISTILGFAQDKPNAIVIFADDLGYGDTSVYGATKIQTPNIDKLAAQGRRFTDAHTASAVCTPSRYCLLTGEYAFRGEHWSPVFLKVGLIVDPDQKTVADVMKDAGYATACIGKWHLGFGEETPNWNGDLKPGPLELGFDYYFGMPVVNSHPPFVYVENHRVVDHDPSDPFVYDTVAKTHPYLEKMGIDQIGGADAAHAAYVDSMVGTTLAGKAVSWIKDHKDEPFFLYFPTTNIHHPFTPHPQFRGTSEAGRYGDFVHELDWMVGEVMRTLEEEGLADNTLVIFTSDNGGMINLGGQDAWRLGHKQNGDLLGFKFDAWEGGHRVPFIARWPGKIPAGSVSDQLVSNVDLIATLANLTGQELKDNQGPDSFNILPALTGDISQPVRDHLVLAPFRKSHLSLRAGDWMYISGEAGGGFSSPHLNTHGFGGYPALHFAGEVNSNMENGKLKPDAPKEQLYNLRSDPYQATNVIRDNPVVAQTMREHLAAIEAAKGTR; the protein is encoded by the coding sequence ATGAAACATATCACAACTCTACTATTCTTCATTTCAACCATCCTCGGCTTCGCGCAGGACAAACCCAACGCCATCGTCATCTTTGCCGATGATCTTGGCTACGGTGACACGAGCGTCTACGGAGCCACCAAGATCCAGACACCCAACATCGATAAGTTGGCGGCTCAAGGTCGACGCTTTACCGATGCCCACACCGCCTCGGCGGTTTGCACGCCCTCGCGGTATTGTTTACTGACCGGGGAGTATGCTTTCAGGGGCGAACATTGGTCACCGGTTTTCCTCAAGGTCGGACTTATAGTAGATCCTGATCAGAAAACGGTGGCAGATGTCATGAAAGATGCCGGTTATGCAACTGCTTGTATTGGGAAATGGCATTTAGGCTTTGGCGAGGAGACACCCAACTGGAATGGCGATCTAAAACCAGGCCCACTGGAATTGGGATTTGATTACTACTTTGGTATGCCAGTGGTGAATAGCCACCCACCTTTCGTTTACGTCGAGAATCACCGGGTCGTGGATCACGATCCCAGCGATCCCTTTGTTTACGATACAGTGGCCAAGACTCACCCTTATCTGGAAAAGATGGGGATCGATCAAATCGGAGGAGCTGATGCTGCCCATGCAGCGTATGTCGACTCCATGGTAGGTACCACTCTGGCTGGAAAAGCTGTTAGCTGGATCAAAGACCACAAAGACGAACCGTTCTTCCTTTATTTCCCAACCACTAATATCCACCACCCCTTTACACCGCATCCACAATTTCGTGGCACGAGTGAGGCCGGTCGCTACGGAGACTTCGTGCATGAGCTGGACTGGATGGTGGGCGAAGTCATGCGCACCTTGGAGGAGGAAGGTTTAGCCGATAATACCCTGGTTATTTTTACCAGTGACAATGGGGGCATGATCAATCTGGGCGGCCAAGATGCTTGGAGACTGGGTCACAAACAAAATGGCGATCTTCTCGGATTTAAATTTGATGCCTGGGAAGGCGGTCACCGAGTTCCATTCATCGCTCGTTGGCCAGGTAAAATTCCTGCAGGTAGTGTTTCAGATCAACTTGTATCAAATGTCGATCTGATCGCTACGCTGGCCAATCTGACAGGACAGGAATTAAAAGACAACCAAGGTCCAGATAGCTTCAACATACTTCCAGCTCTCACAGGAGATATCTCACAACCCGTTCGTGATCATCTGGTCCTTGCACCATTCCGAAAAAGCCATCTCTCCCTTCGCGCGGGGGATTGGATGTATATAAGCGGCGAAGCAGGTGGAGGATTTAGCAGCCCTCACTTAAACACACATGGTTTCGGGGGATACCCTGCTCTCCATTTCGCAGGAGAAGTGAATAGCAATATGGAAAACGGAAAACTGAAACCGGATGCACCTAAGGAACAGCTCTACAACCTAAGATCCGATCCATACCAGGCAACTAACGTAATTCGTGACAACCCAGTCGTCGCTCAGACGATGCGTGAACATTTAGCAGCGATTGAAGCTGCCAAAGGAACGCGCTGA
- a CDS encoding bacteriorhodopsin — protein MEQLTLGQYNLVANFFSFTIAAMGAATLFLWLNRSQVAPHYRAAITISGLVTAIALYHYVRIYASWDAAYSTKDGILVATGYAFNDAYRYVDWLLTVPLLLVELILVMRLAKAQAISKSWRLGALAAIMVILGYPGEIAAESGTRWLWWILAMVPFVWIVFELFVGLKDSIANQPERVRPLVNRARWLTVLSWSFYPIVFVFPMIGFTGGGAATAVQVGYTIADVVSKAVFGILIYQIAVAKSTAEAEATDKVNLPEGAVTT, from the coding sequence ATGGAACAATTAACACTCGGCCAATACAACTTGGTCGCTAATTTCTTCTCATTCACCATTGCTGCAATGGGTGCTGCCACACTTTTCTTGTGGCTAAATCGCTCTCAGGTCGCACCACACTACCGTGCGGCGATCACCATCAGTGGTTTAGTAACTGCAATCGCTCTGTACCACTATGTAAGAATTTACGCGAGTTGGGATGCCGCTTACTCCACGAAAGACGGTATCCTGGTAGCTACTGGGTATGCATTCAACGACGCATACCGCTATGTGGATTGGTTGCTAACGGTTCCTCTGTTGCTTGTCGAGCTGATCTTGGTCATGAGATTAGCAAAGGCCCAGGCTATCTCAAAAAGTTGGCGCCTTGGAGCGTTGGCCGCCATCATGGTCATATTGGGATATCCCGGCGAAATCGCAGCAGAGTCGGGTACTCGCTGGTTGTGGTGGATCCTAGCGATGGTTCCTTTTGTGTGGATCGTATTCGAGCTCTTCGTGGGTCTTAAAGATTCTATCGCAAATCAACCTGAAAGAGTAAGGCCGCTCGTTAATCGGGCCCGTTGGTTGACAGTCCTTTCCTGGTCCTTCTACCCGATTGTGTTTGTATTCCCGATGATCGGATTCACGGGCGGAGGCGCTGCCACTGCTGTGCAAGTGGGATACACCATCGCTGATGTGGTATCGAAAGCAGTGTTTGGAATCCTGATATATCAGATTGCTGTAGCAAAATCTACCGCTGAAGCAGAGGCGACTGACAAAGTAAATCTGCCCGAAGGAGCTGTAACAACTTAG
- a CDS encoding polyprenyl synthetase family protein — MTTLNEARPSVNSGKILTSDQIDVAMLARCRSSLPGNDPLLIAFSHHVRAGGGRTRARLAYQASLLLNLTEEDALELATAVELVHNASLVQDDFQDRSENRRGRSSVWYTYGMDTAVCLTDLLLSSSFASLSTISHTSVVPQLISHLHRAVTQTLRGQLNDVSRDENSTIENYLSIAERKSGPFFALALELPLIVAGHQGNVVDASRAASHFALGYQIIDDIADKETDRYCEAGVNAFLILEQKLGEELALSKTLDLAQEQLEISRSFVAELPNGFLSLIEALIKPLEETIINYRHA; from the coding sequence ATGACTACTCTCAACGAAGCTCGACCCTCGGTTAACTCCGGAAAGATTCTCACAAGCGATCAAATCGACGTCGCTATGTTGGCCAGATGCCGCAGTAGCTTGCCCGGAAACGATCCGCTGCTAATCGCGTTCAGTCACCACGTAAGAGCTGGTGGCGGTAGAACCCGCGCACGCCTAGCCTACCAAGCTAGCCTGTTATTGAACCTAACCGAAGAAGATGCACTCGAGCTAGCGACCGCAGTGGAGTTGGTGCACAATGCGTCTTTGGTCCAAGATGATTTTCAGGACCGCTCTGAAAACCGCCGGGGGCGATCTTCCGTGTGGTATACTTACGGAATGGATACGGCGGTTTGTTTGACCGATCTGTTGCTGTCTTCCAGCTTCGCATCACTTTCTACAATTAGTCATACTTCCGTAGTTCCGCAATTGATTAGCCACTTGCATCGCGCGGTCACCCAAACACTCAGAGGTCAACTTAATGATGTCTCTAGGGATGAGAACAGCACTATTGAGAATTACCTATCAATTGCCGAGCGCAAGTCAGGCCCCTTTTTCGCTCTCGCACTCGAACTTCCGTTGATCGTTGCCGGTCATCAAGGAAACGTCGTCGACGCCAGTCGTGCGGCTTCCCACTTTGCTCTAGGCTACCAGATCATCGACGATATAGCAGACAAGGAGACTGACCGCTATTGTGAAGCAGGAGTTAACGCCTTTTTGATATTAGAACAGAAGCTAGGAGAAGAATTGGCACTCAGCAAAACTCTCGATCTTGCCCAAGAACAATTGGAGATTTCTCGAAGTTTTGTCGCCGAATTACCCAATGGTTTTCTGAGTTTGATCGAAGCACTCATAAAACCGCTTGAGGAAACTATAATCAATTACCGCCATGCCTAA
- the crtI gene encoding phytoene desaturase, which translates to MPKAIVMGGGFGGIAASLRLRAKGYDTTIIDRCSRLGGRAQVFEKDGFRHDAGPTVITAPFMFDELFSLFGRNRADYIQFAPVEPWYRFQFADGETFDYGGTTEDTCREIARLSPGDDEGYRKLLSKSRDIFEVGFKQLSDQPFDSFSTMLAQVPNLVKLGCYKTVWQMVRIHLKDERLQRAFSIQPLLVGGNPLDTTCIYSLIHYLEREWGIHFAMGGTGALVSALERLMREVGIRIRTGTTVDRVLVENGAACGIALESGETVKADIVISNVDPMHLYSRLLDSSHQSRWAQMKRKRAKLSMGLFVLFFGTRKQYPDVAHHTIWMGDRFEGLLKDIFKATHLPDDFSLYLHRPTATDPSFAPSGCDSFYVLAPVPNLKANIDWKTEGPRLQKRIVDALDKTLLPDLKKNITSDFFMTPKDFAHDYLSAEGAGFSVAPVFSQSAWFRFHNKAEGPDNLYLVGAGTHPGAGLPGVLSSAKVMDKLVPAAEVTHAEKGAA; encoded by the coding sequence ATGCCTAAGGCCATCGTAATGGGCGGGGGTTTCGGAGGTATCGCAGCCAGCTTGCGACTTCGCGCTAAGGGTTACGACACCACCATCATTGATCGTTGCTCCAGACTGGGAGGCCGGGCACAGGTGTTCGAGAAAGACGGGTTTCGGCATGATGCCGGACCGACCGTTATTACGGCTCCGTTCATGTTTGATGAGCTATTTTCTCTTTTTGGACGCAATCGGGCGGATTACATTCAGTTTGCACCGGTGGAGCCTTGGTATCGATTCCAATTTGCAGATGGCGAAACGTTTGACTACGGCGGCACCACCGAGGATACGTGTCGAGAAATTGCCCGCCTGAGCCCTGGAGATGACGAGGGTTATCGGAAATTGCTCAGTAAATCACGGGACATTTTTGAGGTTGGCTTTAAACAGTTATCAGATCAGCCGTTTGACTCCTTTTCTACTATGCTGGCGCAAGTGCCAAACTTAGTAAAACTGGGATGTTATAAAACCGTATGGCAAATGGTGCGGATCCATTTAAAAGACGAAAGACTGCAGCGCGCCTTTTCAATCCAACCTTTGTTAGTAGGCGGCAACCCTCTCGACACCACTTGTATTTACAGCCTCATTCACTACTTAGAGCGCGAATGGGGTATCCATTTTGCGATGGGTGGGACTGGTGCTTTAGTAAGTGCCTTGGAACGTTTAATGCGAGAAGTAGGCATCCGGATCCGAACAGGGACCACTGTAGATCGTGTCCTGGTAGAAAATGGAGCTGCCTGCGGAATAGCACTCGAATCGGGCGAAACTGTAAAAGCCGACATCGTCATTTCTAACGTCGATCCAATGCATCTGTATTCTCGATTGCTAGACTCCTCACATCAAAGTCGCTGGGCTCAAATGAAGCGGAAACGCGCAAAACTTTCTATGGGTCTTTTTGTGCTCTTTTTTGGCACACGGAAACAATACCCAGATGTCGCACACCACACCATATGGATGGGTGATCGGTTCGAAGGCTTGTTGAAAGATATCTTTAAAGCTACTCACCTCCCCGATGACTTTTCACTTTACTTGCATCGCCCGACAGCAACCGATCCGAGTTTCGCTCCTAGCGGATGCGATTCATTTTATGTCCTGGCGCCGGTCCCGAACTTGAAGGCAAACATCGACTGGAAAACCGAAGGGCCACGCTTACAAAAACGGATTGTTGATGCCCTAGACAAAACCCTGCTACCTGATCTCAAAAAAAACATCACCTCAGATTTCTTCATGACCCCGAAGGACTTTGCTCACGACTACCTAAGCGCAGAGGGAGCCGGTTTTTCCGTCGCGCCCGTATTTAGCCAGTCCGCGTGGTTCCGCTTTCATAACAAGGCAGAAGGTCCCGACAATTTATACTTGGTCGGCGCCGGAACTCATCCCGGAGCAGGACTGCCCGGAGTACTATCATCCGCCAAAGTTATGGATAAACTGGTTCCAGCGGCAGAAGTAACTCACGCAGAAAAAGGCGCCGCATGA
- a CDS encoding phytoene/squalene synthase family protein, whose translation MKHDTSQSDPFLSGGANDDAIEVLSRHGKTFRFAGIFLEKKQLKNSARLYRFCRFADDLADHTSPSLAGPRLRQIKTDLEIGASEIPMVQDFLNLTTEENIDRGAAIDLINGLQMDLGMVSIETDEDLIQYCYHVAGTVGLLMCGVLGVTHSKAYQFAIYLGIAMQLTNIARDIEEDAISNRIYVPNTWVNHHHVEEFLAGVNEAAVETGFAIKKMLDLADRYYQSGISGLGYLPRRARFPILVAARLYQAIGTEIRKLGYAHNKGRCYVGKSRKVFLTLKSLQEFIANGTFETLPKQHTSELHHPLKDYPLAYS comes from the coding sequence ATGAAACACGATACCTCGCAGTCGGATCCATTTCTATCGGGCGGAGCTAACGACGATGCTATTGAGGTGCTATCGCGGCATGGTAAGACATTTCGCTTTGCAGGCATCTTCTTGGAAAAAAAGCAGCTGAAGAATAGCGCCCGGCTCTACCGTTTTTGCCGTTTTGCTGATGATTTAGCGGATCACACCAGTCCGAGCCTGGCTGGGCCGAGGCTACGCCAAATCAAGACGGATCTCGAGATCGGAGCCAGCGAGATTCCCATGGTTCAGGATTTTTTAAACCTGACCACGGAGGAAAACATCGATCGGGGAGCCGCCATCGACCTGATCAATGGCCTGCAGATGGATCTCGGAATGGTTAGCATAGAAACAGATGAGGATTTGATCCAATATTGCTACCATGTTGCGGGAACCGTTGGCTTACTCATGTGCGGGGTACTGGGCGTCACCCACTCGAAGGCCTACCAATTTGCGATCTATCTGGGCATCGCCATGCAGCTCACTAATATTGCCAGAGATATTGAAGAGGATGCGATTTCAAATCGTATTTACGTTCCCAACACCTGGGTAAACCACCACCACGTAGAAGAGTTTCTGGCAGGAGTAAATGAGGCAGCCGTTGAAACCGGATTTGCGATCAAAAAAATGTTAGACCTCGCTGACCGCTACTACCAGTCAGGAATATCCGGCCTCGGTTATCTACCAAGAAGAGCTAGATTTCCCATACTAGTAGCCGCCCGTCTTTATCAAGCCATAGGAACGGAGATCCGCAAACTGGGCTATGCTCATAATAAGGGTCGCTGTTATGTAGGAAAAAGCCGTAAAGTGTTTCTCACACTGAAATCACTGCAAGAATTTATCGCCAACGGCACCTTCGAAACCTTACCAAAGCAACATACCTCGGAGTTGCACCATCCCCTCAAAGACTATCCCTTGGCCTACAGCTGA